The Apium graveolens cultivar Ventura chromosome 6, ASM990537v1, whole genome shotgun sequence genome contains a region encoding:
- the LOC141668511 gene encoding alcohol-forming fatty acyl-CoA reductase-like isoform X2: MKIGRDLTILEEIWRDVDIVVNIAATTNFDERYDISLALNIFEAEHVYNFALKCSNMKLFLHVSTAYVCGEKSGLIMEDPYKMWETLNG; encoded by the exons ATGAAGATTGGTCGAG ACTTGACGATACTCGAAGAAATCTGGAGAGACGTTGATATTGTTGTTAACATAGCTGCTACAACTAACTTCGACGAAAG GTATGACATTTCACTAGCTCTAAACATATTTGAAGCAGAACATGTGTACAACTTCGCCCTCAAGTGTAGCAACATGAAGTTGTTTCTGCATGTATCCACTG CATATGTTTGCGGAGAAAAAAGTGGACTCATAATGGAGGATCCATATAAAATGTGGGAGACACTTAACGGATAA
- the LOC141668511 gene encoding uncharacterized protein LOC141668511 isoform X1: MKIEMRWSWICPLRWAEALREISGRVGFMKGTLQGSFGCKKIVNGRQNLLLSAKKFELNCLRDKEMDVKASSLDEYVKASASASTSALDSTIILFSFDKYTSLPDSYSQAA; this comes from the exons ATGAAGATAGAGATGAGGTGGAGTTGGATCTGTCCTCTCCGATGGGCAGAAGCTTTAAGAGAAATTTCAGGGCGAGTG GGGTTTATGAAAGGCACCTTACAAGGGAGTTTTGGATGCAAAAAGATCGTTAATGGTAGACAGAATTTGTTGCTGTCAGCTAAGAAATTTGAACTGAATTGCCTTAGAGACAAAGAAATGGATGTGAAAGCATCATCATTAGACGAGTATGTGAAAGCATCAGCATCAGCATCAACATCAGCATTAGACTCAACTATAATTTTATTTTCATTCGACAAGTATACCTCTTTACCAGACAGCTACTCACAAGCAG CCTAA
- the LOC141668511 gene encoding alcohol-forming fatty acyl-CoA reductase-like isoform X3 yields MGVKDLTILEEIWRDVDIVVNIAATTNFDERYDISLALNIFEAEHVYNFALKCSNMKLFLHVSTAYVCGEKSGLIMEDPYKMWETLNG; encoded by the exons ATGGGAGTTAAAGACTTGACGATACTCGAAGAAATCTGGAGAGACGTTGATATTGTTGTTAACATAGCTGCTACAACTAACTTCGACGAAAG GTATGACATTTCACTAGCTCTAAACATATTTGAAGCAGAACATGTGTACAACTTCGCCCTCAAGTGTAGCAACATGAAGTTGTTTCTGCATGTATCCACTG CATATGTTTGCGGAGAAAAAAGTGGACTCATAATGGAGGATCCATATAAAATGTGGGAGACACTTAACGGATAA